The following coding sequences are from one Arthrobacter sp. 24S4-2 window:
- the metE gene encoding 5-methyltetrahydropteroyltriglutamate--homocysteine S-methyltransferase, with the protein MTEQNTPAVATPFPSASILGYPRIGRRRELKKAVEAYWAGKIDAAALDAAAKEIQLGTAKRLQGLGLTEAAAVPGTFSFYDQVLDAAAHLGAVPARFGNLLNAEGQLDIDGYFTLARGNKEEQPLEMTKWFDTNYHYLVPEIGPETNFALTSNRIVEEFEYALANGVETRPYIVGPVTFLLLSKASDDAPAGFSPLSRLEDVLPVYTALLEKLAAAGASWVQLDEPALVVDQDTSAEETQAAVARSYEVLSGAAKRPQLFVSTPYGALNGQLGTLAATNIDALHIDVFKGAVPSAAALAALGSKTLVAGVVDGHNIWRNDLAASADKIAELKKSVAKLAISTSTSTQHVPHDVAEEAQLSEQLRSWLAFADQKAVEVVTLAGLLTDAAAVQPAIDEATRIIASRAAAEGVQRADVRARTAALTPADFNRSEYSVREAAQEEALHLPPLPTTTIGSFPQTSEIRSARARNNKGDLTNEQYEQLMKDEIKRVVDLQEELGYDVLVHGEPERNDMVQYFAENLEGFDVTVHGWVQSYGSRCTRPSILWGDVTRSAPITVAWAEYAQSLTSKPMKGMLTGPVTILAWSFVRDDQPLGETANQVGLALRDEIADLEAAGIKVIQVDEPALRELLPLRKADQAAYLDWSVNSFRLATAGAADATQIHTHLCYSEFGAIIDAIDGLDADVTSIEAARSRMEVVHDLESHGFGRGVGPGVYDIHSPRVPGEQEVTELLSTAVKHVPSRQLWVNPDCGLKTRGYAETEESLRNLVAATRTVRAELLEAAK; encoded by the coding sequence ATGACTGAGCAGAACACCCCGGCCGTGGCCACTCCGTTCCCGTCCGCCTCGATCCTGGGCTACCCGCGCATCGGCCGCCGCCGCGAACTCAAGAAGGCCGTCGAAGCCTACTGGGCCGGGAAGATCGACGCCGCCGCGCTGGACGCCGCCGCCAAGGAAATCCAGCTGGGCACCGCCAAGCGCCTGCAGGGCCTGGGCCTGACCGAAGCCGCCGCCGTTCCGGGCACCTTCTCCTTCTACGACCAGGTGCTCGACGCCGCCGCCCACCTCGGCGCCGTACCGGCCCGTTTCGGCAACCTCCTCAACGCTGAGGGACAGCTGGACATCGACGGCTACTTCACCCTGGCCCGCGGCAACAAGGAAGAGCAGCCGCTGGAAATGACCAAGTGGTTCGACACCAACTACCACTACCTCGTGCCGGAAATCGGCCCGGAGACCAACTTCGCGCTGACCTCCAACCGCATCGTTGAAGAGTTCGAATATGCGCTGGCCAACGGCGTGGAGACCCGCCCGTACATCGTGGGCCCGGTCACCTTCCTGCTCCTGAGCAAGGCTTCCGACGACGCCCCGGCCGGCTTCAGCCCGCTGTCCCGCCTCGAGGACGTCCTCCCGGTCTACACCGCGCTGCTGGAGAAGCTGGCCGCTGCCGGCGCCAGCTGGGTCCAGCTTGACGAGCCCGCCCTCGTGGTTGACCAGGACACCTCCGCCGAGGAGACCCAGGCCGCCGTTGCCCGCTCCTACGAGGTCCTCTCAGGTGCCGCCAAGCGCCCGCAGCTGTTCGTCTCCACCCCGTATGGCGCCCTCAACGGCCAGCTCGGCACCCTCGCCGCCACCAACATCGACGCCCTGCACATCGACGTCTTCAAGGGCGCCGTCCCCTCCGCTGCAGCACTTGCCGCACTGGGAAGCAAGACCCTGGTTGCCGGCGTCGTTGACGGCCACAACATCTGGCGCAACGATCTTGCCGCCTCTGCGGACAAGATCGCCGAACTGAAGAAGTCGGTGGCCAAGCTGGCCATCAGCACCTCCACCTCCACCCAGCACGTCCCGCACGACGTCGCGGAAGAGGCACAGCTGTCCGAGCAGCTCCGCAGCTGGCTGGCATTCGCCGACCAGAAGGCCGTTGAGGTTGTAACCCTTGCCGGCCTGCTGACCGACGCAGCCGCCGTGCAGCCGGCCATCGATGAGGCCACCCGCATCATCGCTTCCCGCGCCGCCGCCGAGGGCGTCCAGCGCGCCGACGTCCGGGCACGCACCGCCGCCCTGACCCCCGCCGACTTCAACCGCTCCGAGTACTCGGTCCGCGAAGCCGCCCAGGAAGAGGCCCTGCACCTGCCGCCGCTGCCCACCACCACCATCGGCTCCTTCCCGCAGACGTCCGAAATCCGTTCGGCCCGTGCCCGCAACAACAAGGGCGACCTCACCAACGAGCAGTACGAGCAGCTTATGAAGGACGAGATAAAGCGCGTCGTCGACCTGCAGGAAGAGCTCGGCTACGACGTCCTGGTGCACGGCGAGCCCGAGCGCAACGACATGGTCCAGTACTTCGCCGAGAACCTGGAAGGCTTCGACGTCACGGTCCACGGCTGGGTCCAGTCCTACGGTTCACGCTGCACCCGCCCGTCCATCCTGTGGGGCGACGTCACCCGTAGCGCCCCCATCACGGTGGCCTGGGCAGAGTACGCCCAGTCGCTGACCAGCAAGCCCATGAAGGGCATGCTCACCGGTCCGGTCACCATCCTGGCCTGGTCCTTCGTCCGCGACGACCAGCCGCTGGGCGAGACCGCCAACCAGGTGGGCCTGGCGCTGCGCGACGAAATCGCCGACCTCGAAGCTGCCGGCATCAAGGTCATCCAGGTGGACGAGCCCGCCCTGCGCGAACTCCTGCCCCTGCGCAAGGCCGACCAGGCCGCCTACCTGGACTGGTCCGTGAACTCGTTCCGCCTGGCCACCGCCGGTGCTGCCGATGCCACCCAGATCCACACCCACCTGTGCTACTCGGAGTTCGGCGCCATCATCGACGCCATCGACGGACTGGACGCGGACGTGACCTCCATCGAGGCCGCACGTTCACGCATGGAGGTTGTCCACGACCTCGAGTCCCACGGCTTCGGCCGCGGCGTGGGTCCGGGCGTTTACGACATCCACTCGCCGCGCGTTCCGGGTGAGCAGGAAGTCACCGAGTTGCTCAGCACCGCCGTGAAGCACGTTCCGTCCCGCCAGCTCTGGGTCAACCCGGACTGCGGCCTGAAGACCCGCGGCTACGCCGAGACCGAAGAGTCCCTGCGCAACCTCGTCGCAGCCACCAGGACGGTCCGCGCCGAACTGCTCGAAGCAGCCAAGTAG
- a CDS encoding methylenetetrahydrofolate reductase: MSPPSLIDTHPNLSDAAPVALSYELFPPRSPAAAESLWTTIGELESTDPDYVSVTYGASGSNRDTAVELINRLLLETTLRPLAHLTCVGNTPQELSEIIGELLDVGVRGILALRGDQPKDGAAPVAGSLRYAQDLIELIRRVEQRRSALLCAGKVAVGVAAYPTRHPESPTEAHDVEVLLAKQRSGADFAITQVFFHTEQYADLITRARRAGVTIPIIPGVMPLTSVRRLTRLGELTGVEPAPDLMARLAAADTDSERRLIGVRATVDLANAALDAGAPGIHLYTFNEHACALEVLDKLALPRPARPASRLNAIARRHQEMAS, encoded by the coding sequence ATGTCACCACCTAGCCTGATTGACACACACCCGAACCTTTCCGACGCCGCTCCGGTGGCGCTCTCCTATGAGCTTTTCCCGCCCCGTTCACCGGCTGCCGCGGAGTCGCTCTGGACCACCATTGGCGAACTGGAATCCACGGATCCGGACTACGTATCCGTGACCTACGGCGCCAGCGGCTCCAACCGGGACACGGCCGTTGAACTCATCAACCGGCTCCTGCTGGAGACGACGCTCCGCCCGCTGGCCCACCTGACTTGCGTGGGCAACACGCCCCAGGAGCTGTCCGAAATCATCGGCGAACTGCTCGACGTCGGGGTGCGCGGGATCCTGGCGCTTCGCGGCGACCAGCCCAAGGATGGCGCGGCGCCGGTCGCCGGTTCCCTGCGTTACGCCCAGGACCTGATCGAACTGATCCGCCGCGTGGAGCAGCGCCGTTCAGCCCTGCTGTGTGCGGGCAAGGTGGCGGTCGGCGTGGCCGCGTATCCCACCCGGCACCCGGAATCACCCACTGAGGCGCACGACGTCGAGGTGCTGCTGGCCAAGCAGCGCTCCGGTGCCGACTTTGCCATCACCCAGGTGTTCTTCCACACGGAGCAGTACGCCGACCTCATCACAAGGGCACGGCGGGCAGGGGTCACCATCCCCATCATCCCGGGCGTGATGCCACTGACCAGCGTGCGCCGGCTGACCCGCCTGGGCGAGCTGACCGGCGTCGAGCCCGCTCCGGACCTGATGGCACGGCTGGCTGCCGCGGATACCGACTCCGAACGCCGCCTGATCGGCGTCCGCGCCACGGTGGATCTTGCCAATGCCGCCCTGGACGCCGGAGCGCCGGGCATCCACCTGTACACCTTCAACGAACATGCCTGCGCGCTGGAGGTCCTGGACAAGCTCGCCCTGCCCCGCCCCGCCCGCCCGGCGAGCAGGCTCAACGCCATTGCCCGCCGGCACCAGGAAATGGCGAGCTGA
- a CDS encoding vWA domain-containing protein — protein sequence MTFQPIWPWWIIGPVILASLALLGWTAVRPASRAAASRGAASKAGATRRAWLLPAALVGLLLLAAVRPGVSGGSVRAAAADLNVFFVVDTTSSIAAEDYGNGGTRLDGVRKDIMAIAAELAGARFSLVTFDSQAVVRMPLTTDASALDTLTAVLEPQVTVYSTGSSVTVARTVLNERLKAARDSHPERPRIVYYLGDGEQTSGKQPEPIRVDESLVNGGAVLGYGTAEGGRMKEKASYSADGGASYIQDRSGGSTGDAVSRIDEDKLREIAAQLGVPYVHRTAADAVAPMMQAAKPGALKDTSESLEGRVELYWAPALAAFVLALWESLRVLRQLRQLKPAKKEASA from the coding sequence ATGACCTTCCAACCCATCTGGCCGTGGTGGATCATCGGGCCGGTAATCCTCGCCAGCCTTGCACTGCTGGGGTGGACTGCCGTCCGGCCTGCATCCCGCGCTGCTGCATCCCGCGGTGCTGCATCCAAGGCCGGCGCCACGCGCCGGGCCTGGCTGCTTCCGGCCGCGCTCGTGGGGCTCCTGCTGCTGGCCGCGGTCCGGCCGGGAGTGTCCGGCGGCAGCGTCCGGGCGGCTGCCGCCGATCTGAACGTGTTCTTCGTGGTGGACACCACCAGCAGCATCGCAGCGGAGGACTACGGAAACGGCGGCACCAGGCTAGATGGCGTCCGGAAGGACATCATGGCCATCGCCGCGGAACTCGCCGGGGCCAGGTTCTCCCTGGTCACCTTCGACTCCCAGGCCGTGGTTCGCATGCCGCTCACCACTGATGCCTCTGCCCTGGACACCTTGACGGCCGTGCTGGAACCGCAGGTCACCGTGTACTCGACGGGCAGCAGTGTGACGGTAGCCCGGACGGTGCTCAACGAACGGCTGAAGGCAGCCCGGGACAGCCACCCTGAGCGGCCACGGATTGTCTACTACCTTGGCGACGGCGAGCAGACCAGCGGCAAGCAGCCGGAACCCATCCGCGTGGACGAATCACTGGTGAACGGTGGCGCGGTGCTCGGCTACGGGACGGCGGAAGGCGGACGGATGAAGGAGAAAGCCAGCTATTCGGCTGACGGAGGCGCCAGCTACATCCAGGACCGCAGCGGCGGAAGCACCGGGGACGCCGTGTCCCGAATCGACGAAGACAAGCTGCGGGAGATCGCGGCACAGCTCGGAGTTCCGTATGTCCACCGCACAGCAGCGGACGCGGTGGCCCCGATGATGCAGGCCGCGAAACCAGGGGCGCTCAAGGACACGTCGGAGTCACTGGAGGGCCGGGTGGAGCTCTACTGGGCCCCGGCACTGGCTGCGTTTGTTCTTGCGCTGTGGGAGAGCCTCAGGGTGCTTCGACAGCTGAGGCAGCTCAAGCCGGCGAAAAAGGAAGCGAGCGCATGA
- a CDS encoding MoxR family ATPase: MLQTTAAGRIEAAELARAQQVMASISRSFDAKVVGQARLRESLLVGLMTGGHILLESVPGLAKTTAAQTVADAVSAEFRRIQCTPDLLPSDIVGTQIYDAAKGTFVTQLGPVHANIVLLDEINRSSAKTQSAMLEAMQERQTSIGGVVHRLPAPFLVLATQNPIEQEGTYLLPEAQMDRFMLKDVLDYPTPAEEAEIIRRIDSGVFTDEQRPAAAASLDAVVEVQELVKRVYIDPAIVRYIVGLVFVTRNAAQYIDARLAGFIEFGASPRASIAFSQAARAVALLNGRDHVIPEDVKALAHRVLRHRIILGFEAVAEEVPVETVIDAIVASVQTP; encoded by the coding sequence GTGCTTCAGACTACGGCTGCCGGACGGATCGAAGCGGCGGAACTGGCCCGGGCGCAGCAGGTCATGGCCAGCATTTCGCGCAGTTTCGACGCAAAGGTGGTGGGGCAGGCCAGGCTTCGGGAATCGCTGCTGGTAGGCCTCATGACAGGGGGCCACATCCTGCTCGAAAGTGTGCCCGGCCTGGCCAAGACCACCGCTGCACAGACCGTGGCGGACGCCGTCAGCGCGGAATTCCGCAGGATCCAGTGCACGCCGGACCTGCTGCCCAGCGACATCGTTGGCACGCAGATCTACGACGCCGCGAAGGGCACCTTCGTCACCCAGCTGGGCCCGGTCCACGCCAACATCGTGCTCCTGGACGAGATCAACCGCTCCAGCGCGAAGACCCAAAGCGCCATGCTTGAGGCAATGCAGGAGCGCCAGACGTCCATCGGGGGAGTAGTGCACCGCCTGCCCGCTCCGTTCCTCGTCCTGGCGACGCAGAACCCCATTGAGCAGGAGGGCACCTACCTGCTGCCCGAGGCGCAGATGGACCGCTTTATGCTCAAGGACGTGCTGGACTACCCCACGCCGGCCGAGGAGGCTGAGATCATCCGAAGGATCGATTCCGGTGTCTTCACCGACGAACAGCGGCCGGCCGCCGCCGCGTCGCTGGATGCGGTCGTCGAGGTACAGGAGCTGGTCAAGCGCGTCTATATCGACCCGGCGATTGTCAGGTACATCGTGGGACTGGTTTTCGTGACCCGGAACGCCGCCCAGTACATCGACGCCCGCCTGGCGGGCTTCATTGAATTTGGTGCCAGCCCGCGCGCCAGCATCGCCTTCAGCCAGGCCGCCCGCGCCGTGGCCCTCCTGAACGGCCGGGACCATGTGATCCCCGAGGACGTGAAGGCGCTGGCACACCGCGTGCTCCGGCACAGGATCATCCTTGGCTTCGAGGCGGTGGCGGAGGAGGTCCCCGTCGAGACAGTCATCGACGCCATCGTGGCATCCGTCCAGACCCCCTGA
- a CDS encoding DUF2004 domain-containing protein, with the protein MNKVASRHFGEIELNHGRDHNIAARHELGGHPVELDLNINAHDHFDEAAMHKVDYRLRYLPELVDQVRDMIAEELEQEGTSPQEYRHFHCNAIKEEHLKKVFGVEDRNQLTNAVFLKALKLGHVGIYPGQPERYFVLDFTLGEHFTDEVLVASADEDGVVDDEIVWES; encoded by the coding sequence ATGAACAAGGTAGCGAGCCGGCACTTTGGTGAGATCGAGCTCAATCACGGCAGGGACCACAACATCGCCGCAAGGCATGAACTGGGCGGCCATCCGGTTGAACTGGACCTGAACATCAATGCGCATGACCACTTCGACGAGGCCGCCATGCACAAGGTGGACTACCGGCTGCGGTACCTGCCCGAGCTCGTGGACCAGGTGCGGGACATGATCGCCGAAGAACTGGAGCAGGAAGGCACCAGCCCCCAGGAATACCGGCACTTCCACTGCAATGCCATCAAGGAAGAGCATCTCAAGAAGGTTTTCGGCGTCGAGGACAGAAACCAGCTGACGAACGCCGTGTTCCTCAAAGCCCTGAAACTTGGCCACGTGGGAATCTACCCCGGCCAGCCGGAACGCTACTTTGTCCTGGACTTCACCCTGGGCGAGCACTTCACCGACGAAGTGCTTGTGGCGTCCGCCGACGAGGACGGTGTGGTGGACGATGAAATCGTCTGGGAGTCCTAA
- a CDS encoding DUF58 domain-containing protein: MPRLLTRVKSKMSIFAHRKARGMLDGEYGSVFKGRSLDFEDLRAYIPGDEVRDIDWKASARHGSPLIKRYVAVRRQTVLLITDTGRNMAASSLGGEEKKDVAVMALGVVGYLAQRHGDVVGMVCGDGTASRSWPAKAGEAHLERLLRDVNDGTALTSPRSSIVEQLSYVARNYGQRMLLFVVADEVVPDAGMERLLRRLRAQHEILWLTVRDAQLAGPGVPGSANSGPEDRYDVADTRFLPGRLAASEAVIRAYAAAQEQRDGGREAALRRLGIAHVHAGSSHDVVPAVFTLMERHRRGK; the protein is encoded by the coding sequence ATGCCCCGCCTCCTGACGCGCGTGAAGTCGAAAATGTCCATCTTCGCGCACCGCAAGGCACGCGGAATGCTCGACGGCGAATACGGGTCCGTCTTCAAGGGCCGCAGCCTGGACTTTGAGGATCTGCGGGCCTACATCCCCGGCGACGAAGTCCGCGACATCGACTGGAAGGCGTCCGCCCGGCACGGGTCACCGCTGATCAAGCGCTATGTGGCCGTGCGCCGGCAGACCGTCCTGCTCATCACCGACACCGGGCGCAACATGGCCGCCTCATCCCTGGGCGGCGAGGAGAAAAAGGACGTCGCCGTGATGGCCCTCGGCGTTGTGGGGTACCTGGCCCAGCGGCACGGCGACGTGGTGGGAATGGTGTGCGGCGACGGGACGGCGTCCCGGTCCTGGCCGGCGAAGGCCGGCGAGGCACACCTGGAACGGCTCCTTCGCGATGTCAACGACGGCACGGCATTGACCTCCCCGCGCAGCAGCATCGTCGAACAGCTTTCCTACGTGGCGCGCAACTACGGGCAGCGCATGCTGCTCTTCGTCGTTGCAGACGAGGTGGTGCCGGACGCCGGGATGGAGCGGCTGCTGCGCCGGCTCCGCGCCCAGCACGAGATCCTCTGGCTGACGGTGCGGGACGCACAGCTGGCCGGCCCGGGCGTGCCCGGCTCAGCTAACTCCGGGCCCGAGGACCGTTACGATGTCGCGGACACCAGGTTCCTTCCCGGCAGGCTGGCAGCGTCCGAGGCGGTCATCCGTGCCTACGCCGCGGCGCAGGAACAACGGGACGGTGGCCGCGAGGCCGCGCTGCGCCGGCTGGGGATAGCCCATGTCCATGCCGGCAGCAGCCATGATGTGGTGCCCGCGGTGTTCACCCTCATGGAACGGCACCGCCGTGGAAAATGA
- a CDS encoding LysR family transcriptional regulator, which produces MINPVHLRTLVEVTRLGSFAAAANRLGYTASAVSQQMSALERDTGVDLFQRSARSIHPTEAALVMTRHAAKVLTDIEALMAAASRTHDATSQELRLGIFPSLATYVLPLILRNPAWKKLGIDLRVSVAEPAQTIQGLRTGGELDVALVYQVGQSGLAWPHTLNRQWIGDDNFRVVLPAAWGFRTDAKVAADHLSDMPWIVHHPGTSDATVIERLFASCNLHPRVVAYSDDFHASLEMAASGLGAALVPELALRHRPSGVVVLDVPEIRLARNVFALLINDKQTARVQLFVELLADTLNSLGTAGKG; this is translated from the coding sequence TTGATCAACCCAGTTCATTTGCGGACCCTCGTCGAAGTCACCCGGCTGGGATCGTTCGCGGCGGCAGCCAACCGGCTGGGGTACACGGCTTCCGCGGTGTCGCAGCAGATGTCCGCCCTGGAGCGGGACACGGGCGTTGATCTCTTCCAGCGTTCGGCCCGCAGCATCCATCCCACCGAGGCCGCCCTGGTGATGACGCGGCACGCCGCCAAGGTCCTGACCGATATCGAGGCCCTCATGGCCGCCGCGTCCAGGACCCACGACGCCACCAGCCAGGAGCTCAGGCTGGGCATCTTCCCCAGCCTCGCCACGTACGTCCTGCCGCTGATCCTGCGTAACCCGGCATGGAAAAAACTCGGCATCGATCTCCGGGTTTCCGTGGCCGAGCCCGCGCAGACCATCCAGGGGCTGCGCACCGGGGGCGAACTGGATGTTGCCCTGGTCTATCAGGTGGGCCAGTCCGGCCTGGCCTGGCCGCACACGCTGAACCGCCAGTGGATAGGCGACGACAACTTCCGCGTAGTGCTCCCCGCGGCCTGGGGTTTCCGCACGGACGCCAAGGTGGCCGCGGACCACCTGTCCGACATGCCGTGGATCGTCCACCACCCGGGCACCAGCGATGCCACCGTGATTGAACGGCTGTTTGCCAGCTGTAACCTCCACCCGCGGGTGGTGGCCTACAGTGACGACTTCCATGCGAGCCTCGAAATGGCCGCCTCCGGCCTGGGCGCGGCGCTGGTTCCGGAACTGGCGCTGAGGCACCGGCCCTCGGGAGTGGTGGTCCTGGACGTTCCGGAGATCAGGCTGGCCCGGAACGTGTTCGCCCTGCTCATCAACGACAAGCAGACGGCGCGCGTGCAGCTCTTCGTCGAGCTCCTGGCCGACACCCTGAACAGCCTGGGCACTGCCGGCAAGGGCTGA
- a CDS encoding VWA domain-containing protein: MELIFWWIIPVALLLAAGTYWLVRKRDGGDNARRRPVAHGDRLTELPEYQAAVRRHRRWLTITAAAGGVLMAAAVVAAARPAERSTVSPEQRNRDIILCLDASGSMGSADAAVVEVFAKLAKGFDGERLGLTVFDSSAVQVFPLTDDYEYVQEQLQAAKDAFDGAPGSAGFLDGTWNGAGSSLIGDGLASCVEGFPAPDAGAGAGTGTEQRSRSVILATDNYVSGDPIFTLEEAGTLARKKGVRVYALNPGDYDYGTDAGQPGAQLRAAAEGTGGAYYGLDSPDAVPDIIRKVQSTEATAFRAAPQAVVADRAEIPLAIALVSGLVLAVASRRLRP; the protein is encoded by the coding sequence ATGGAGCTGATTTTCTGGTGGATCATTCCGGTGGCACTGTTGCTGGCCGCCGGAACATACTGGCTGGTCCGGAAACGGGACGGCGGGGACAACGCCCGACGGCGGCCGGTTGCCCACGGTGATCGTCTCACCGAATTGCCGGAATACCAGGCGGCCGTACGCCGGCACCGCCGGTGGCTCACCATCACGGCCGCTGCCGGCGGGGTGCTCATGGCGGCGGCTGTGGTGGCGGCGGCCCGGCCGGCGGAACGCAGCACCGTCAGCCCGGAGCAGCGGAACCGCGACATCATCCTGTGCCTCGACGCGTCCGGGTCCATGGGCAGCGCCGACGCGGCCGTCGTAGAGGTTTTCGCCAAGCTGGCAAAGGGTTTCGACGGCGAGCGGCTGGGCCTGACCGTTTTCGACAGCAGCGCGGTGCAGGTTTTTCCCCTGACCGACGACTACGAGTACGTCCAGGAACAACTGCAGGCGGCCAAGGACGCGTTTGACGGGGCACCCGGCAGCGCCGGCTTCCTGGACGGCACGTGGAACGGCGCAGGCTCCTCGCTGATCGGCGACGGACTGGCCTCATGCGTGGAGGGCTTCCCGGCACCAGATGCAGGAGCCGGGGCGGGCACCGGGACGGAACAGCGGTCCCGCTCCGTCATCCTCGCCACCGATAATTACGTCTCGGGCGACCCCATCTTCACCCTGGAGGAGGCGGGGACGCTGGCCAGGAAGAAGGGAGTCCGCGTCTATGCCCTTAACCCGGGCGACTACGACTACGGAACGGACGCGGGACAGCCGGGGGCGCAATTGCGCGCGGCGGCTGAAGGGACGGGCGGCGCGTATTACGGCCTGGACAGTCCGGATGCAGTCCCCGACATCATCCGGAAGGTCCAGTCGACGGAAGCCACGGCATTCCGGGCCGCCCCGCAGGCCGTGGTGGCGGACCGTGCCGAGATCCCGCTGGCAATCGCGCTGGTGTCCGGCCTGGTGCTGGCCGTTGCATCCCGGAGGCTGAGGCCATGA
- a CDS encoding CPBP family glutamic-type intramembrane protease, whose product MKIAGTDNGPKWMWALWLVAAMLSLAVLDLTVFGLVIPASALVLAVLTGRGRRLRGSARQTVDKLDLAVVAALYLAVVVLFRVAFTVFTAANVLGLFLCFGAGLVLGVAGPVFYTVRRGRPLSDLGLWLGNWQEAVVLGFVLAAIQFAITLWGYALPAPVDWVPLLVMSLTVGAFETVFFRGFVQTRLSASLGRIPGIALAAALYAAYHVGYGMSGEGMVFLFGLGVVYAVAIALVRNILVLWPLLTPLGSFFNNLNIGDIELPWEAILGFADVLGLMVAAVWLGRRRLRKAARRQA is encoded by the coding sequence ATGAAAATTGCAGGAACTGATAACGGGCCTAAATGGATGTGGGCCCTGTGGCTCGTTGCGGCAATGCTGTCACTGGCGGTCCTGGACCTGACCGTATTCGGTTTGGTGATCCCGGCATCGGCACTTGTGCTCGCCGTCCTCACAGGCCGCGGACGTAGGCTGCGGGGCAGCGCACGGCAAACGGTCGACAAGCTGGATCTGGCCGTGGTCGCGGCACTGTACCTCGCCGTCGTCGTGCTCTTCCGCGTGGCGTTCACCGTCTTCACCGCTGCCAACGTCCTGGGCCTCTTCCTATGCTTCGGCGCCGGACTTGTCCTGGGGGTCGCCGGGCCGGTGTTCTACACGGTACGGCGTGGGCGGCCATTGTCCGATTTGGGTCTGTGGCTGGGGAACTGGCAAGAGGCTGTCGTCCTAGGCTTTGTTCTGGCCGCAATCCAGTTCGCCATCACGCTCTGGGGCTATGCCTTGCCCGCCCCCGTGGACTGGGTTCCCCTGCTCGTAATGTCCTTGACCGTCGGCGCATTCGAGACGGTATTTTTCCGTGGTTTCGTCCAAACGCGCCTCAGCGCCAGCCTGGGCCGGATCCCCGGCATAGCACTGGCGGCCGCCCTGTACGCGGCGTACCACGTTGGCTACGGGATGAGCGGGGAAGGAATGGTTTTTTTGTTCGGGCTTGGCGTTGTGTACGCCGTGGCGATTGCGCTGGTGCGGAACATCCTGGTCCTGTGGCCGTTGCTCACTCCGCTGGGTTCGTTCTTCAACAACCTCAACATCGGGGACATCGAGCTGCCATGGGAGGCGATCCTGGGATTCGCTGATGTCCTGGGTCTTATGGTCGCTGCGGTGTGGTTGGGGCGCAGGCGGCTGCGGAAAGCGGCCCGCCGCCAGGCCTGA
- a CDS encoding carbohydrate ABC transporter permease, with the protein MTTAERAARRTAPGGVASPARGSAKVPADVALLLIGACFVLPLLWLVLASLDPKAGYQTEVPGNPSLGNFSAVLTPDLLIRPLWNSLLLSGGTATVTLVAAVLAAYPLSRFQSRFNRPFLYSILCGTCLPITAIMVPVYGLFVQLRLLDSMPATVLFMAATALPMAIWMTKNFMDTVPVSLEEAAWVDGASGLTALRMVVLPLMRQGLGVVFIFVFIQTWGNFFVPFVLLLSPSKQPASVSIFSFFGQHGAIAYGQLAAFSILYSVPVLVLYVLVARGAAGSFALSGAMKG; encoded by the coding sequence ATGACGACGGCGGAACGGGCCGCCCGGCGGACAGCCCCCGGAGGTGTGGCCTCGCCGGCGCGAGGCTCGGCCAAGGTCCCGGCCGATGTTGCGCTGTTGCTGATCGGTGCCTGCTTCGTGCTGCCGCTGCTGTGGCTGGTGCTGGCGTCGCTGGACCCGAAAGCCGGGTACCAGACGGAGGTTCCCGGCAACCCCTCCCTTGGAAATTTTTCCGCCGTCCTCACCCCGGACCTGCTCATCCGGCCGCTCTGGAACAGCCTGCTGCTCTCCGGCGGGACCGCCACCGTCACCCTGGTGGCGGCCGTCCTGGCGGCGTACCCGCTGTCCCGCTTCCAGTCCAGGTTCAACAGGCCCTTTTTGTACTCGATCCTGTGCGGCACCTGCCTGCCGATCACGGCGATCATGGTGCCGGTCTACGGACTGTTCGTGCAGCTGCGGCTGCTGGATTCCATGCCAGCCACGGTTCTGTTCATGGCGGCGACCGCGCTGCCCATGGCCATCTGGATGACCAAGAACTTCATGGACACCGTCCCCGTCTCGCTCGAGGAAGCCGCATGGGTGGACGGGGCCTCCGGCCTCACGGCGCTGCGCATGGTGGTGCTGCCCCTGATGCGCCAAGGCCTCGGCGTGGTGTTCATCTTTGTTTTCATCCAGACCTGGGGCAACTTCTTCGTGCCTTTTGTCCTGCTGCTGTCCCCGTCAAAGCAGCCGGCGTCCGTCTCCATCTTCAGCTTTTTCGGACAGCACGGCGCCATCGCCTACGGACAGCTGGCCGCGTTCTCCATCCTCTATTCGGTCCCCGTCCTGGTCCTCTACGTGCTCGTGGCGCGGGGTGCCGCGGGATCCTTTGCGCTGTCCGGCGCGATGAAGGGCTGA